One genomic segment of Myripristis murdjan chromosome 20, fMyrMur1.1, whole genome shotgun sequence includes these proteins:
- the uba5 gene encoding ubiquitin-like modifier-activating enzyme 5 — MATVEELKLRVRELENELIKCKQRQCAAEDADSRQAPHRQKIDKMSAEVVDSNPYSRLMALKRMGIVDDYEKIRTYTVAVVGVGGVGSVTAEMLTRCGIGKLLLFDYDKVELANMNRLFFQPHQAGLSKVEAAEHTLRDINPDVAFETHNYNITTMDNFTHFMDRISHGGLEEGKPVDLVLSCVDNFEARMAINTACNELGQIWMESGVSENAVSGHIQLINPGETACFACAPPLVVAANIDEKTLKREGVCAASLPTTMGVVAGILVQNVLKYLLKFGTVSYYLGYNAMQDFFPTMAMKANPQCSDYHCRRQQEEYKRKEAERPKDEVVEVEEEVVHEDNEWGIELVSEVTDAELQAASGLVPDLPEGITVAYTIPDKDAEGGDTVEDTDQSLDELMAQMRKM; from the exons ATGGCGACggtggaggagctgaagctgCGGGTGAGAGAGTTGGAGAACGAGCTGATCAAGTGTAAGCAGCGGCAGTGTGCGGCGGAGGATGCTGACAGCAGGCAGGCGCCTCACAGGCAGAAAATAGACAAGATGAGCGCCGAGGTGGTGGACTCCAACCCGTACAG TCGCCTGATGGCTTTGAAGAGAATGGGAATCGTGGATGATTATGAG aaaatccggaCATATACAGTAGCTGTGGTTGGTGTTGGGGGAGTGGGCAGTGTGACAGCTGAAATGCTCACAAGATGTGGCATTGGTAAG CTGCTCCTCTTTGACTATGATAAAGTGGAGTTGGCCAATATGAACCGGCTGTTCTTCCAGCCTCACCAGGCTGGCCTCAGTAAAGTGGAAGCAGCAGAGCACACACTCAG AGACATTAACCCAGATGTGGCATTTGAGACCCATAACTACAACATCACCACCATGGATAACTTCACACACTTCATGGATCGCATCAG tCATGGAGGGCTGGAGGAGGGGAAGCCGGTGGATTTAGTCCTAAGCTGCGTGGACAACTTTGAGGCCAGGATGGCTATCAACACA GCCTGTAACGAGCTAGGTCAGATCTGGATGGAGTCTGGTGTGAGTGAGAACGCTGTATCAGGACACATCCAGCTCATCAACCCTGGAGAGACGGCCTGCTTTGCT TGTGCTCCTCCCCTGGTGGTAGCAGCCAACATCGATGAGAAAACCTTGAAGCGAGAGGGAGTGTGTGCCGCCAGTTTACCAACCACAATGGGCGTGGTCGCAGGCATCCTGGTGCAAAACGTGTTAAA GTATCTGTTAAAGTTTGGTACCGTCAGTTACTATCTTGGTTACAACGCCATGCAGGACTTCTTCCCCACCATGGCGATGAAAGCCAATCCCCAGTGTAGCGACTACCACTGCAGGAGACAACAAGAGGAGtacaag AGGAAAGAAGCAGAGCGGCCAAAAGATGAAGTTgtagaggtggaggaggaggtcgTACATGAGGACAATGAGTGGG GTATTGAGTTAGTATCAGAGGTGACTGATGCAGAGTTACAAGCTGCCTCGGGCCTCGTCCCTGACCTCCCAGAAGGCATCACTGTGGCGTACACCATTCCAGACAAG GACGCAGAAGGAGGAGACACTGTAGAGGACACCGACCAGAGTCTAGACGAGTTGATGGCTCAGATGAGGAAGATGTAG